Proteins encoded in a region of the Pelagicoccus sp. SDUM812003 genome:
- a CDS encoding ABC transporter permease, translating into MRLSPNLATEQTAPRSLWREALRRLADNRLAMMGLGFFIFVTLFSFAGPLVYHVSPDRQVLALDSTLPFTTAELVEVRFDPEKETPDEITTVEDFAEVYALDPQSDVAALSTGEPQLINGILFTPTTSFHLLGTDIKGRDMLARLMRGGRISLSVGFLATLTALLIGVTYGSISGYIGGRLDAFMMRCVDILYALPFLIFVILLMVLFEDFEYKILLVFIAIGAVEWLTMARIVRGQVIHLKDQDFVAAAKATGVSTFHIITRHIAPNLLGPVVVYATLLVPAVILLESILSFLGLGMQAGTESWGSLIQEGQQSMRSAPWQLIAPSLFFSATLFSMNFLGDGLRDALDVKSAKD; encoded by the coding sequence ATGCGCCTCTCGCCAAATCTCGCCACCGAACAAACCGCTCCCCGCTCGCTGTGGAGAGAAGCGCTGCGGCGACTTGCGGACAACCGGCTCGCTATGATGGGCCTGGGTTTCTTTATCTTCGTCACCCTCTTTTCCTTCGCGGGGCCGCTGGTGTACCACGTTTCTCCCGATCGACAGGTGCTCGCTCTGGATAGCACTCTACCATTCACCACCGCCGAACTGGTGGAAGTCCGATTCGATCCGGAAAAGGAAACGCCGGACGAGATCACCACCGTGGAAGACTTCGCCGAAGTTTACGCCCTTGATCCTCAGAGCGATGTCGCGGCGCTCTCCACTGGCGAGCCTCAACTCATCAATGGTATCCTCTTCACCCCTACAACGAGTTTTCATCTTCTCGGCACCGATATCAAGGGACGCGACATGCTGGCTCGACTGATGCGCGGCGGGCGCATTTCGCTTAGCGTCGGATTTCTAGCAACCCTCACCGCGCTTCTCATTGGTGTGACCTACGGATCGATCTCGGGTTATATCGGCGGGCGCTTGGACGCTTTTATGATGCGCTGCGTGGACATCCTCTACGCCTTGCCGTTTCTGATCTTCGTTATCCTGCTCATGGTCCTGTTCGAAGATTTCGAATACAAAATCCTGCTAGTCTTCATCGCAATCGGAGCCGTCGAATGGCTCACCATGGCCCGTATCGTACGCGGGCAGGTCATCCACTTGAAGGATCAGGATTTCGTCGCGGCCGCCAAAGCCACCGGCGTATCCACATTTCACATCATCACCCGGCACATCGCTCCCAACCTACTTGGACCGGTCGTGGTCTACGCCACCTTGCTAGTGCCCGCAGTCATTCTGCTCGAGTCGATCCTGAGTTTCCTGGGGCTTGGCATGCAAGCGGGTACCGAAAGCTGGGGGAGCCTGATCCAGGAGGGACAGCAGTCCATGCGCTCCGCCCCTTGGCAACTTATCGCTCCCAGTCTCTTTTTTTCCGCCACCTTGTTTTCCATGAACTTCCTAGGCGACGGCCTGCGTGACGCCCTCGACGTCAAATCGGCCAAGGACTAA
- a CDS encoding ABC transporter permease, with protein sequence MLRFILIRLGQAIPVLLAIYTITFFMVRLSPGSPFSEERKVAAHIIENQKAYYGYDQPVHIQYFTTLFRHLKLDLPPLTSHPGLTSADIISEAFPVSLELAAWAILIALLFGIPAGVLAAARQNTALDYAPMSLAMIGICLPTFVIGPILALVFGIWLQWTSISGWSSVQDRILPSLTLGLFYAAYIARLTRGGMLEILSSDFVRTARAKGASEFRAVVVHALRGGILPVVSFLGPTLAGLITGSFVVETIFQVSGLGRHFVQAAFNQDQSLILSTVLFYATLIMLANLAVDVLQVLLNPRLRLS encoded by the coding sequence ATGCTTCGATTCATCCTCATACGACTTGGACAAGCCATTCCGGTCCTGCTGGCGATCTACACCATCACCTTCTTCATGGTGCGGCTCTCGCCCGGAAGCCCCTTTTCGGAGGAGCGAAAAGTCGCGGCCCATATCATCGAAAACCAGAAGGCGTACTACGGCTACGACCAGCCGGTCCATATCCAGTATTTCACTACCCTTTTTCGACACCTGAAGCTCGACCTCCCGCCGCTTACCAGCCACCCGGGCCTTACCTCGGCGGATATCATCTCCGAAGCCTTTCCCGTTTCCTTGGAACTCGCGGCTTGGGCGATCCTGATCGCCCTTCTCTTTGGCATTCCCGCGGGCGTGCTCGCAGCCGCTCGCCAAAACACCGCCCTCGACTACGCCCCCATGAGCCTGGCCATGATCGGCATCTGCTTGCCGACCTTCGTCATCGGGCCAATTCTCGCTTTAGTATTCGGCATTTGGTTACAATGGACCAGCATTTCGGGTTGGTCCTCCGTGCAGGACCGGATTCTCCCCTCGCTCACCCTTGGACTGTTCTACGCTGCTTACATCGCCCGTCTGACCCGCGGCGGCATGCTGGAAATCCTGAGCTCCGACTTCGTCCGCACCGCTCGAGCCAAAGGCGCCAGTGAATTTCGCGCCGTGGTAGTGCATGCCTTGCGCGGCGGCATTCTTCCTGTCGTTTCCTTTCTCGGCCCCACCCTCGCTGGCCTAATCACTGGCTCCTTCGTGGTAGAAACCATTTTCCAAGTTTCGGGGCTTGGTCGACACTTCGTGCAAGCCGCCTTCAACCAGGACCAGTCGCTCATCCTCTCCACGGTGCTCTTCTACGCCACTCTGATCATGCTTGCCAACCTGGCGGTCGACGTCCTGCAAGTCCTGCTCAACCCTCGGCTCCGCCTGAGCTAA